A window of the Dioscorea cayenensis subsp. rotundata cultivar TDr96_F1 chromosome 14, TDr96_F1_v2_PseudoChromosome.rev07_lg8_w22 25.fasta, whole genome shotgun sequence genome harbors these coding sequences:
- the LOC120275162 gene encoding flavanone 3-dioxygenase 2-like: MAEHQLLSTGIPHRTLPETYIRQESDRPNFTRVIHDHNIPIIDLNSPTKAQIISQIRHACQTYGFFQVVNHGVGLDLVEKMMTIGKEFFKLPIEEKMSLYSDDPAKKMRLSTSFNVRKETVRNWRDYLRLHCYPLERYTPDWPSNPPLFRDVVSSYCKEIRQLGMRLLGLISLSLGLEEAYIEQVLGEQEQHMAINYYPICPEPDLTYGLPAHTDPNALTILLQDPHVPGLQVFKEGQWIAVNPHPNAFVINLGDQLQALSNGKYKSVWHRAVVNSGKERMSVASFLCPCNTALISPPKKLIEDGSPAVYRSFTYDEYYKKFWSRNLDQEHCLELFKN, translated from the exons ATGGCTGAACACCAGCTCTTATCCACCGGAATCCCTCACCGGACCTTACCGGAGACTTACATCCGGCAGGAATCTGACAGACCAAACTTCACCCGAGTCATCCATGATCACAACATACCTATCATAGACCTAAACTCACCTACCAAAGCTCAAATCATCTCCCAAATCCGTCATGCCTGCCAAACCTATGGTTTCTTCCag GTTGTGAATCATGGTGTAGGGTTAGATTTAGTGGAGAAGATGATGACAATTGGTAAAGAGTTCTTCAAGCTCCCCATAGAGGAGAAGATGAGCTTATACTCTGATGATCCTGCAAAGAAGATGAGGTTATCCACAAGCTTTAATGTCCGGAAAGAGACTGTCCGTAACTGGAGGGATTACCTTCGTCTCCATTGTTACCCTTTGGAAAGATACACCCCTGATTGGCCTTCCAATCCTCCTCTTTTCAG gGATGTGGTGAGTTCTTACTGTAAGGAAATAAGGCAGCTTGGTATGAGGCTGTTGGGTTTGATATCACTGAGCTTAGGTTTGGAGGAGGCCTACATTGAACAAGTCTTGGGAGAGCAAGAACAACACATGGCCATAAACTACTACCCTATATGCCCAGAGCCTGATCTCACTTATGGCCTTCCTGCCCATACTGACCCTAATGCTCTTACCATTCTTCTCCAAGACCCTCATGTTCCTGGTCTTCAGGTCTTTAAAGAAGGGCAATGGATTGCTGTCAATCCCCATCCCAATGCTTTTGTTATCAACCTTGGTGATCAATTACAG GCATTGAGTAATGGGAAATATAAAAGTGTGTGGCATAGAGCAGTGGTAAATTCTGGGAAGGAGAGGATGTCAGTGGCTTCATTCTTGTGTCCTTGTAACACTGCACTAATTAGTCCACCAAAAAAGCTCATTGAAGATGGATCTCCAGCTGTTTACAGGAGTTTcacttatgatgagtattataAGAAGTTTTGGAGCAGGAATTTGGATCAGGAACACTGCTTGGAACTCTTTAAAAACTAG
- the LOC120276278 gene encoding transcription factor bHLH57-like: MQTRGDEDGDEEKKKKKCKKRSCPTTCIDNQRKTHITVERNRRRLMNDHLAALRSLMPPMYVQRGDQASVVAGAIEFVKELEQLLLTLHAEKKSSSSSLTPAGFFFISPQFTGEGAHRVEVEASLVQGHVNLKVLSPRWPGQLVRVIAALEELRFTVQHLNVTSLSSNSIFYSLNLKMEEECRLGSADEIASSVHQIFCCINTS; the protein is encoded by the exons ATGCAAACAAGAGgagatgaagatggagatgaagagaagaagaagaagaagtgcaAGAAGAGGTCATGTCCAACGACGTGCATTGACAACCAGAGAAAGACACACATCACTGTGGAGCGTAACCGACGCCGGCTGATGAACGACCACCTCGCTGCACTGCGCTCACTCATGCCACCCATGTACGTGCAACGTGGTGATCAGGCCTCGGTGGTGGCTGGTGCCATTGAGTTCGTGAAAGAACTAGAGCAGCTCCTTCTCACTCTTCATGCTGAGAAGAAGAGTTCAAGCTCAAGTTTAACTCCGGCTGGGTTCTTCTTCATCTCACCCCAGTTCACCGGAGAAGGTGCTCATAGGGTGGAAGTGGAGGCTTCGTTGGTGCAGGGGCATGTAAACCTTAAGGTTCTATCACCTCGGTGGCCAGGGCAACTGGTTAGAGTCATTGCAGCGCTTGAAGAGCTCAGGTTCACTGTGCAACACCTCAACGTCACTTCCCTCAGCTCAAACTCCATATTCTACTCTCTCAACCTCAAG ATGGAAGAAGAGTGCAGGCTTGGGTCTGCGGATGAGATTGCAAGTTCTGTGCACCAGATTTTTTGCTGCATAAACACCAGTTGA
- the LOC120275367 gene encoding protein CURVATURE THYLAKOID 1B, chloroplastic-like isoform X2 — protein MASTACALTSPALADSRVPAARSKSPIAIGLPSLPPLPNVASQGTSRISAKRLAQNVVAMATGEAPAQVATQLPEFVKTIQEAWDQVEDKYAVSSLAFAAAVGLWGSAGMISAIDRLPVVPGVLELVGIGYSGWFAYQNLVYKPDREALLVKIKCLYRDIIGSS, from the exons ATGGCTTCAACTGCTTGTGCTCTCACTTCCCCAGCTCTGGCGGACAGCCGTGTCCCTGCAGCCCGTTCCAAATCACCTATAGCCATTGGCCTCCCTTCTCTACCTCCACTTCCTAATGTGGCTTCTCAGGGGACCTCCAGAATCTCTG CCAAAAGGCTTGCACAGAATGTTGTTGCCATGGCCACTGGAGAAGCACCAGCTCAAGTTGCAACTCAGCTTCCAGAATTTGTTAAAACTATTCAAGAAGCT TGGGATCAAGTTGAAGATAAATATGCAGTAAGTTCACTTGCATTTGCTGCTGCTGTTGGGCTCTGGGGCTCTGCCGGGATGATCTCG GCCATTGATAGGCTTCCTGTTGTTCCTGGAGTTCTTGAACTTGTAGGAATTGGATATTCAGGG TGGTTTGCATACCAGAATCTGGTTTACAAGCCCGACAG GGAAGCTTTGCTTGTGAAAATTAAGTGCCTCTACCGTGACATAATTGGAAGCAGCTGA
- the LOC120275367 gene encoding protein CURVATURE THYLAKOID 1B, chloroplastic-like isoform X1: MASTACALTSPALADSRVPAARSKSPIAIGLPSLPPLPNVASQGTSRISGFSPKRLAQNVVAMATGEAPAQVATQLPEFVKTIQEAWDQVEDKYAVSSLAFAAAVGLWGSAGMISAIDRLPVVPGVLELVGIGYSGWFAYQNLVYKPDREALLVKIKCLYRDIIGSS; encoded by the exons ATGGCTTCAACTGCTTGTGCTCTCACTTCCCCAGCTCTGGCGGACAGCCGTGTCCCTGCAGCCCGTTCCAAATCACCTATAGCCATTGGCCTCCCTTCTCTACCTCCACTTCCTAATGTGGCTTCTCAGGGGACCTCCAGAATCTCTGGTTTCTCTC CCAAAAGGCTTGCACAGAATGTTGTTGCCATGGCCACTGGAGAAGCACCAGCTCAAGTTGCAACTCAGCTTCCAGAATTTGTTAAAACTATTCAAGAAGCT TGGGATCAAGTTGAAGATAAATATGCAGTAAGTTCACTTGCATTTGCTGCTGCTGTTGGGCTCTGGGGCTCTGCCGGGATGATCTCG GCCATTGATAGGCTTCCTGTTGTTCCTGGAGTTCTTGAACTTGTAGGAATTGGATATTCAGGG TGGTTTGCATACCAGAATCTGGTTTACAAGCCCGACAG GGAAGCTTTGCTTGTGAAAATTAAGTGCCTCTACCGTGACATAATTGGAAGCAGCTGA